A section of the Leptospira kobayashii genome encodes:
- a CDS encoding ankyrin repeat domain-containing protein, giving the protein MKRIALGILLIFLVVGCVSLPNPGRNYRYNNFYFQVAQGNVERVREMLRAGQNPNIPEDTFDRMTPLMIASKEGHHDVVHVLLTFKANPNLKSRNGHTALMMAAYNRYPKVVEYLLDAGADPNLKSEAGHTALSEILQNEKETIVHLLKSKGAVE; this is encoded by the coding sequence ATGAAACGAATCGCTCTGGGTATTTTGCTGATTTTTCTGGTGGTCGGATGTGTTTCCTTGCCTAACCCGGGGAGGAACTACCGTTATAATAATTTCTACTTTCAGGTAGCACAAGGGAATGTGGAAAGAGTCCGGGAAATGTTGCGTGCGGGCCAGAATCCGAATATCCCGGAAGATACCTTCGATAGGATGACCCCTCTTATGATCGCTTCGAAAGAAGGTCATCATGATGTAGTTCATGTACTACTGACTTTCAAAGCGAATCCGAATTTAAAATCCAGAAACGGACACACTGCTCTTATGATGGCAGCATACAACCGTTATCCTAAGGTTGTGGAGTATCTTTTGGACGCAGGTGCCGATCCCAATTTGAAATCCGAAGCGGGTCATACTGCACTTTCCGAAATCCTTCAGAACGAAAAGGAAACAATCGTCCACTTACTCAAATCCAAAGGCGCGGTTGAATGA
- a CDS encoding helix-turn-helix transcriptional regulator produces MNHRKYRILFLWFYGISLILWIVQETYTLTNPPDIFDRYRVFIASFETLIAVSSFLTIFILYKELKQEAGENNQAKVVIHDLKRTNRILKGPEMNFWKEANQQMNEWKLTDTEKEIAILILRGFSHQQIAGVRGKSLRTVENQTASIYEKSSMRGKLEFISFFLTPLLPEEE; encoded by the coding sequence ATGAATCACCGTAAATATAGAATTCTATTCCTTTGGTTCTACGGAATCTCTCTCATTCTCTGGATTGTCCAAGAAACCTACACTCTGACCAACCCGCCCGACATTTTCGATCGTTATCGGGTTTTTATTGCCAGTTTCGAAACTTTGATCGCAGTCTCATCCTTTCTTACCATTTTTATCCTCTACAAAGAACTGAAACAGGAAGCCGGAGAAAACAACCAAGCCAAAGTAGTGATCCATGACCTAAAAAGAACCAACCGGATTCTAAAAGGACCGGAGATGAATTTTTGGAAAGAAGCGAACCAACAAATGAATGAATGGAAACTGACCGATACGGAAAAGGAAATTGCAATTCTGATTTTAAGAGGTTTTTCCCACCAACAAATCGCAGGGGTTCGTGGGAAAAGCTTAAGAACTGTGGAAAACCAAACGGCTTCCATTTATGAAAAGTCTTCTATGAGAGGAAAATTGGAATTTATCTCTTTTTTTCTCACTCCACTTCTTCCGGAAGAGGAGTAA
- a CDS encoding peptidoglycan DD-metalloendopeptidase family protein translates to MNKKTEILSLVLFLITCFPLLSQSSIDNKAKDKQDALLQKDKANREKILAKYYQFYSKLKDRYPGLNFQELPVDPSLARDVIEHNDSPGGQIKKAKSIFAYSAENYLLKSEPNPLPKFNTDTKLLRGEKIEVVLVLKNDGPDKKDQPNWCLVRTNSKKEGYIPSEYLSSVALSKEDSPEKKLASLKPPSTRAFAFPENLKASKKSRAAEQPFFDPVTGEMTENVPEFTEIPGKEQIGVTETVNLEPEPKTTDKLKGKFFWVNASSLNVRENPEVNSYIVDRLTKGIKITVIQSTNYEDNIDGISAAWHQVESGYQKGWVFGGYLSSSEVQSYDSSSNSDFPSFPQENPDELKPGEKRYVRAASLRLRDEPNEYGTVIASIPGDEKLRIIDSKNEIETIGGTRSKWIYVNWDDQWEGWVFGGFVSKDKGQLVDNDDISKYFQIPIDNDRYVSSNFGTRVDPVTGKVGAFHSGVDLPAPVGTAIRAVSDGKVWKTITTTGGYGVLTILSHKNNVYTYYAHQNQRKIAEGDVVRSGDIIGEVGNTGKSTGPHLHFEVRKGPQQQALDPSAYLPK, encoded by the coding sequence ATGAACAAAAAAACCGAAATACTGAGCTTAGTTCTTTTTCTAATCACCTGCTTCCCATTACTCTCGCAAAGCTCCATAGACAACAAAGCAAAAGACAAACAAGATGCGCTTTTGCAAAAAGACAAAGCCAATAGAGAAAAGATACTGGCAAAGTACTACCAATTCTATTCCAAACTGAAAGATCGTTATCCGGGACTCAATTTCCAAGAGTTGCCGGTGGATCCCAGTCTTGCCCGCGATGTAATCGAACATAACGATTCCCCCGGCGGTCAAATTAAAAAAGCAAAATCCATTTTCGCCTATTCCGCCGAAAATTATCTATTGAAATCGGAACCGAACCCTCTTCCCAAATTCAATACGGACACAAAACTACTCCGAGGTGAAAAAATAGAAGTGGTTTTGGTTTTAAAAAATGACGGGCCTGACAAGAAAGATCAACCAAACTGGTGTTTAGTGAGAACGAATTCGAAAAAAGAAGGTTACATTCCTTCCGAATATTTGTCTTCCGTTGCGCTTTCCAAAGAAGATTCGCCTGAAAAAAAACTGGCAAGTCTGAAACCTCCGTCTACAAGAGCATTTGCATTTCCCGAAAACCTGAAAGCTTCCAAAAAATCGAGAGCCGCAGAACAACCGTTTTTTGATCCTGTGACGGGAGAGATGACGGAAAATGTTCCCGAGTTTACGGAAATCCCCGGCAAAGAACAAATCGGTGTGACCGAAACGGTAAACCTGGAACCGGAACCGAAAACCACAGACAAACTGAAAGGTAAATTTTTTTGGGTGAATGCAAGTTCCCTGAATGTTCGCGAAAACCCGGAAGTGAATTCCTATATCGTGGACAGACTTACCAAAGGAATCAAAATCACTGTCATTCAATCCACAAATTATGAAGACAATATAGACGGTATCTCTGCCGCTTGGCATCAAGTGGAAAGCGGATACCAAAAAGGTTGGGTATTCGGAGGATATTTAAGTTCTTCCGAAGTACAAAGTTACGATTCCAGTTCCAATTCGGATTTCCCTTCTTTCCCTCAGGAAAATCCCGACGAACTGAAGCCAGGCGAAAAACGATATGTTCGAGCGGCCAGTTTGCGCTTGCGGGACGAACCGAACGAATACGGAACCGTCATCGCATCCATTCCCGGGGATGAAAAACTGAGAATCATAGATTCTAAAAACGAAATAGAAACCATCGGAGGAACCCGTTCCAAATGGATTTATGTGAATTGGGACGACCAATGGGAAGGTTGGGTTTTCGGAGGATTTGTTTCCAAAGACAAGGGGCAATTGGTGGACAATGATGATATTTCCAAATACTTCCAAATTCCGATTGATAACGATCGTTATGTGTCATCGAATTTCGGAACCAGAGTCGATCCGGTCACAGGCAAAGTAGGTGCTTTCCATTCCGGAGTGGATTTACCCGCACCTGTCGGGACTGCCATTCGCGCAGTGAGCGATGGAAAAGTATGGAAAACCATCACAACAACGGGCGGTTACGGAGTGCTCACCATCCTAAGTCATAAAAATAATGTTTATACGTATTACGCTCATCAAAACCAAAGAAAAATCGCAGAAGGGGATGTGGTTCGTTCGGGTGATATCATCGGAGAAGTGGGGAACACGGGAAAATCTACAGGACCTCACCTACATTTCGAAGTCAGAAAAGGCCCCCAACAACAAGCGTTAGACCCTAGCGCTTACTTACCAAAATAA
- a CDS encoding ankyrin repeat domain-containing protein, which translates to METSKIKHRITLIILLFSFNSLLSQDTNNSLESVKPNVNEAIEEIKPDMVKILLKGTPKDLDTAISKGGDVNSADTDGKTLLMLAVEKGKTKQFDSLVIANADLNRRDFSGKTLLHYLVTSRLTNQIKTLIEKGADPNAYDGEGNTPLHIAVLKANLSIQKILVESKADVNLRNNPRKSPLFLAVEKGKTDSIVYLLQNGANVNLPELTGRTPLFVALESKNIKLVTTLLDAGADANAKDTKTITPLLLSIDKSYQPGVELLLTRGAKWDGLDDNDEPLSFTAYNKKNLNIIKLLFGKGLSTELKGKSGKTLLELSVEKNDLSLAKLLIEFKTNLNIRFTNKKPALEDALEKGRFPIAVALIQNGADLNIQTEGGYSPIHVAAKKGSNQIIEELLKKNVAVDSLTVQNGETPLALALEAKQLTAAKLLLSKKANPNHVSRNGKSLLTESIERKDLDSIKLLLGNSADPNEKNSEEETLIMVVAKQEVEKKDQKFVQELVKTLLSKGVSVNAKNKRGLSALHIAFNRNNSDLILLLLNQGAEVDSADNNGFTVLRKAVIKFLQTREAAVAEQYKKLVLLLVERRANLNLTDKSGKTILSELALQFDPGKKDSILELGRIFILNGGNANLDDSSGKSPLKYAEDKNIPELVEIYRGA; encoded by the coding sequence ATGGAAACATCAAAAATAAAACACAGAATCACACTTATCATTCTACTCTTCAGTTTCAATTCCTTGCTTTCTCAAGATACGAACAATTCTCTTGAATCGGTAAAACCGAATGTAAACGAAGCCATTGAAGAAATCAAACCGGATATGGTGAAGATTTTACTCAAAGGTACACCGAAAGATCTGGATACCGCCATTTCCAAGGGAGGAGATGTCAATTCAGCGGATACGGACGGCAAAACTCTTTTGATGTTGGCTGTGGAAAAAGGAAAAACAAAACAATTCGATTCTTTGGTGATTGCGAACGCCGATTTGAATCGAAGGGATTTTTCCGGAAAAACCCTGCTTCACTACTTGGTGACTTCCCGATTGACAAACCAAATCAAAACACTGATCGAAAAAGGCGCCGATCCGAATGCTTATGACGGAGAAGGCAACACTCCTTTGCATATCGCAGTTCTCAAAGCAAACCTCTCCATTCAAAAGATTTTAGTGGAAAGCAAAGCGGATGTTAACCTTCGTAACAATCCCAGAAAATCTCCTCTCTTCCTTGCAGTGGAAAAAGGGAAAACGGACTCCATCGTTTATCTTTTGCAGAACGGAGCCAATGTCAACTTACCGGAGTTAACCGGTCGAACTCCACTGTTTGTGGCATTGGAATCGAAAAATATAAAATTAGTCACTACTCTTTTGGACGCAGGCGCGGATGCAAATGCGAAAGATACGAAAACAATCACCCCTTTGCTGCTTTCCATCGATAAGTCCTATCAACCGGGGGTGGAACTACTTCTTACAAGAGGTGCAAAATGGGACGGATTGGATGATAATGACGAACCTCTTAGTTTTACCGCTTACAACAAAAAGAACTTAAACATAATCAAACTTCTTTTCGGAAAAGGTTTGTCCACCGAACTGAAAGGAAAAAGCGGAAAAACACTTTTGGAATTATCGGTTGAAAAAAACGATCTCAGCCTTGCCAAACTCTTAATTGAATTCAAAACAAACTTAAATATCCGATTTACGAATAAAAAACCTGCGCTAGAGGACGCTTTGGAAAAAGGACGTTTTCCGATTGCAGTTGCATTGATTCAAAACGGTGCCGATCTCAATATCCAAACGGAAGGAGGATACTCTCCGATCCATGTTGCGGCAAAAAAAGGAAGCAACCAAATCATCGAAGAACTTTTGAAAAAGAACGTTGCTGTGGATAGCTTAACGGTACAAAACGGGGAGACCCCACTTGCGCTTGCTTTGGAAGCGAAACAACTCACAGCCGCAAAACTTCTATTAAGCAAAAAAGCGAATCCGAATCATGTTTCCCGTAATGGCAAGTCTTTACTCACCGAATCCATCGAGAGAAAGGATTTGGATTCGATCAAATTACTACTTGGAAATAGTGCAGATCCGAATGAAAAAAATTCGGAAGAAGAAACACTGATTATGGTGGTCGCCAAACAGGAAGTAGAAAAAAAAGATCAGAAGTTCGTTCAGGAACTTGTTAAGACATTACTCTCCAAAGGAGTGAGTGTGAATGCAAAAAACAAAAGAGGATTATCTGCACTCCATATTGCATTTAACAGAAACAATAGTGATCTTATTTTGTTATTACTGAACCAAGGAGCAGAGGTGGATTCCGCAGACAACAACGGGTTCACCGTATTAAGAAAGGCTGTAATTAAATTTTTACAAACGCGTGAAGCTGCAGTTGCTGAACAATATAAGAAATTAGTACTTTTACTAGTTGAACGAAGAGCAAATTTAAACCTCACTGACAAATCCGGAAAAACTATTCTTTCCGAACTGGCGCTGCAATTTGATCCTGGTAAAAAAGACTCCATATTAGAGTTAGGTAGAATTTTTATTTTAAATGGCGGTAATGCAAATTTAGATGATAGTAGTGGAAAGTCTCCGCTGAAATATGCCGAAGATAAAAACATACCGGAATTAGTAGAAATATATCGTGGCGCTTGA
- a CDS encoding Crp/Fnr family transcriptional regulator has protein sequence MSLPKKENRINIFDFVNTVPTKSFKRGEIIVREGEPSNEKMYFILSGTLSVGMGAPDQKNFHEVRKLSTGEFFGEIALISAHPRTMTVFIESDRAQLGILDKQNLTKIANSNPMFVYALLQTYVERLIEAEQKLKELTDGT, from the coding sequence ATGTCCCTTCCCAAAAAAGAAAATAGAATCAATATATTCGACTTCGTTAATACCGTTCCGACGAAATCTTTCAAAAGAGGAGAGATTATCGTCCGCGAAGGAGAGCCGTCTAACGAAAAGATGTATTTCATCTTAAGTGGAACTCTATCCGTAGGAATGGGAGCACCCGATCAAAAAAACTTCCACGAAGTGAGAAAGCTCTCTACCGGGGAATTTTTCGGCGAAATCGCACTCATCTCCGCTCATCCCCGCACAATGACCGTATTTATAGAATCAGACCGCGCGCAGTTGGGGATTTTAGACAAACAAAATCTGACTAAAATTGCAAACTCCAATCCCATGTTCGTTTATGCCCTCTTGCAAACTTATGTGGAAAGACTCATCGAAGCGGAGCAAAAACTAAAAGAGTTAACCGATGGGACTTAA
- a CDS encoding Crp/Fnr family transcriptional regulator, with protein sequence MGLKESLAKLSMINLKRGELLFKEGVPSNGAMFFLFEGQLDIYKHIEGKHTKMRSILPGEFFGEMAIINNSPRSASIVVVSEGAKLGIINRSTFVQMGQESPEFLFLLLKRVIERLYETDSKIRAIKKKDDDGKKITSKEDHHESSDESSHNDSEASDEHYESQAPIE encoded by the coding sequence ATGGGACTTAAAGAATCGCTCGCAAAACTTTCCATGATCAATCTCAAAAGAGGTGAGCTTCTATTCAAAGAAGGAGTTCCTTCGAATGGGGCTATGTTCTTTTTGTTTGAAGGCCAGCTGGATATATACAAACACATCGAAGGCAAACATACTAAGATGAGAAGTATTTTGCCCGGAGAATTTTTCGGGGAGATGGCAATCATCAACAACAGTCCGAGATCAGCATCCATCGTCGTAGTCTCGGAAGGTGCAAAACTGGGAATCATAAACCGGAGTACATTTGTTCAAATGGGACAGGAAAGTCCGGAGTTTCTGTTTTTACTTTTAAAAAGAGTGATAGAGAGGCTGTATGAAACGGATTCAAAAATCAGAGCCATCAAAAAGAAAGATGATGACGGTAAAAAAATAACTTCCAAAGAAGATCATCATGAAAGTTCGGACGAAAGTTCGCATAACGATTCTGAGGCGTCCGATGAACATTACGAATCCCAGGCTCCGATCGAGTAA
- a CDS encoding SDR family oxidoreductase, with amino-acid sequence MNPDKNHNIAIVTGASRGIGLAISKKLISLGYSVRGVCKNPDRCEFSHPDFVLDRLNLNDTKQIEGWLKDFSGKERVRILVHNAGVGYFAPFEELSWEQITEMIALHLTAPMLISNYFLRTLKTNEGRIFFIGSVSGTKVSPWGSVYGSTKAGLIHFGRELFQELRKSGVKVTNLIPDLTNTGFFDRLSFTTDEDTRSYILPECIADAVETVLSQREGTVLSELIIQPERFKIKKKEKGKD; translated from the coding sequence GTGAATCCTGATAAGAATCATAATATAGCAATTGTTACCGGAGCTTCCCGTGGAATCGGACTTGCCATTTCAAAAAAACTGATCTCTCTCGGGTATTCGGTGAGAGGTGTTTGTAAAAATCCGGATCGCTGCGAATTTTCCCATCCTGATTTTGTTTTGGATCGTCTCAATTTGAACGACACCAAACAAATCGAAGGTTGGCTGAAAGATTTCTCCGGAAAAGAGAGAGTTCGCATTTTGGTTCATAACGCAGGGGTAGGGTATTTCGCCCCTTTTGAAGAGTTGTCTTGGGAGCAGATTACGGAGATGATAGCGCTCCATTTAACGGCACCTATGTTGATTTCGAATTATTTTTTGAGAACTTTGAAGACAAACGAGGGACGTATTTTTTTTATCGGATCCGTTTCAGGTACCAAAGTTTCTCCCTGGGGAAGTGTTTACGGTTCCACAAAGGCGGGACTCATCCATTTCGGAAGAGAATTGTTTCAGGAACTTCGCAAATCGGGTGTTAAGGTAACGAATCTGATTCCGGATCTTACAAACACCGGTTTTTTCGATCGTCTGTCTTTTACAACGGATGAAGACACCCGTTCTTATATTTTACCGGAATGCATTGCAGATGCGGTAGAAACTGTGCTTTCCCAACGGGAAGGGACCGTTTTATCGGAATTGATCATTCAGCCGGAACGATTCAAGATCAAAAAGAAAGAAAAAGGAAAAGATTGA